A DNA window from Ostrea edulis chromosome 5, xbOstEdul1.1, whole genome shotgun sequence contains the following coding sequences:
- the LOC125649355 gene encoding uncharacterized protein LOC125649355 yields MILVIRMKRQRYEGRIFRVPQYVKNGALLLTAFVAWHFAGVAYYKYVSGRGQEKLRLEGVPEHEITDKKGYQRVAHFDGEKVWKLQFRTVIGDKNKTDGKREYQE; encoded by the exons ATGATATTGGTGATTAGAATGAAAAGACAACGGTATGAGGGTCGAATATTTAGAGTACCACAATATGTTAAAAATGGGGCACTTCTCTTGACAGCTTTTGTTGCGTGGCATTTCGCTGGAGTGgcatattacaaatatgttagTGGAAGGGGCCAGGAAAAGTTGAGATTAGAGGGCGTCCCTGAACACGAGATTACCGACA aAAAGGGATACCAAAGAGTAGCACACTTTGATGGTGAAAAAGTTTGGAAATTGCAGTTTAGGACTGTGATAGGTGATAAGAATAAAACAGACGGAAAACGGGAGTATCAG GAGTGA
- the LOC125649353 gene encoding ribonuclease H2 subunit C-like: MNLEKLTLESARKDSSVHFFPCEIKYNGEAEVSRYFETSIKKCKEDEKDTCTAVFRGRLLNGKIENVPSGYTGIIMKEPRRPFSEEDERNVTITHNFDKFHYWNLDKKPSADDRYSQMLDWIDLAKTLHSPVGITDSQTSNVSI; the protein is encoded by the exons ATGAATCTGGAGAAGCTGACTTTGGAATCTGCGAGAAAAGACTCGTCGGTACATTTCTTTCCGTGCGAAATCAAGTACaacggagaagctgaagttaGTCGGTACTTCGAAACTTCCATCAAAAAGTGCAAAGAAGATGAGAAAG ATACTTGCACAGCTGTATTCCGTGGTCGTCTTTTAAATGGAAAGATAGAAAATGTTCCAAGTGGTTATACAG GTATAATAATGAAAGAACCAAGACGTCCATTTTCAGAGGAAGATGAAAGAAATGTTACCATTACacataattttgataaattccaTTACTGGAATCTGGACAAAAAGCCATCAGCAGATGACCGATATTCTCAGATGCTGGACTGGATAGATCTAGCAAAAACT TTACACAGTCCTGTTGGTATTACAGATAGCCAAACAAGCAATGTTAGTATATGa